A stretch of Lactuca sativa cultivar Salinas chromosome 6, Lsat_Salinas_v11, whole genome shotgun sequence DNA encodes these proteins:
- the LOC111879654 gene encoding glycine-rich protein 5-like, with translation MKLFFVAVCALVFIVQSNARNMPTTTLSDKTPTTVDVATTVRSGGAGFKKEKINFIPFSGVGLATNSGEDIGTAGVDGADGAGGGLGGAGGGACGGAGGGAGGGACGGACGGACGGTGGLGGNVDAVKCGVIDGGIIDP, from the coding sequence atgaaGTTGTTCTTTGTAGCAGTTTGTGCACTTGTGTTTATTGTGCAAAGCAATGCAAGAAATATGCCCACAACCACCCTGAGCGACAAGACTCCGACCACAGTGGATGTGGCTACCACCGTACGAAGTGGAGGAGCTGGTTTTAAAAAAGAGAAGATCAACTTCATCCCATTTAGTGGTGTGGGTCTCGCTACTAATTCAGGTGAAGATATTGGTACCGCTGGAGTTGATGGTGCCGATGGTGCAGGTGGTGGGCTAGGTGGTGCAGGTGGTGGTGCATGTGGTGGTGCAGGTGGTGGTGCAGGTGGTGGAGCATGTGGTGGTGCATGTGGTGGTGCATGTGGTGGTACAGGTGGTCTTGGCGGCAATGTTGACGCAGTTAAATGTGGTGTAATCGATGGTGGTATCATAGATCCTTAA